Proteins from a single region of Metallibacterium scheffleri:
- a CDS encoding sulfotransferase domain-containing protein: MGNIVWLSSYPKSGNTWLRAFIANLVADARAPLAFDTWPRYAVDEANPERFSRVAGAPSTDLDVDALCRSRVAVQADIAAAARGTVFVKTHNLAGSFDGHALQNWTVTAGAIYVIRNPLDVCISFAAHFGLTLDTAIARMADANLATGNDALFVSEIIGSWSQHVASWAALEARGVLLVRYEDMLDKPLKTFTRVARMLKLGDDRARIMRAIEFSDFKRLQRMERSDGFREAVSGAVPFFRKGLAKQWRERLGREQVARIIADHREVMRRFNYLPAGY; the protein is encoded by the coding sequence ATGGGCAACATCGTCTGGTTGTCGTCCTATCCGAAGTCAGGGAACACCTGGCTACGCGCTTTCATCGCGAACCTGGTCGCCGACGCGCGCGCGCCGCTGGCATTCGACACGTGGCCACGATATGCCGTGGACGAGGCCAATCCGGAGCGCTTCAGCCGTGTCGCGGGCGCGCCTTCCACCGATCTCGATGTCGATGCCCTGTGCCGGTCGCGCGTTGCCGTGCAGGCAGACATCGCCGCTGCAGCGCGTGGCACGGTATTCGTCAAAACGCACAATCTCGCCGGCAGTTTCGACGGACACGCGTTGCAGAACTGGACGGTGACTGCGGGGGCGATTTACGTGATACGCAATCCGCTGGACGTGTGTATCAGCTTCGCGGCACATTTCGGGCTGACGCTCGACACCGCCATCGCGCGCATGGCGGATGCCAATCTCGCCACCGGCAATGACGCGCTGTTCGTCAGCGAGATCATCGGCTCGTGGTCGCAGCATGTCGCCAGTTGGGCCGCGCTGGAGGCACGTGGCGTGCTGCTGGTGCGCTACGAGGACATGCTGGACAAACCACTCAAGACCTTCACCCGCGTCGCGCGCATGCTCAAGCTGGGCGACGACCGCGCGCGCATCATGCGCGCCATCGAGTTCAGTGACTTCAAGCGTCTGCAGCGCATGGAGCGCAGCGATGGCTTTCGCGAGGCGGTATCCGGCGCGGTGCCGTTTTTTCGCAAGGGCCTCGCCAAACAATGGCGCGAGCGCCTCGGTCGCGAGCAGGTCGCGCGGATCATCGCCGACCATCGCGAAGTCATGCGCCGATTCAATTACCTGCCTGCGGGGTACTGA
- a CDS encoding tetratricopeptide repeat-containing sulfotransferase family protein — translation MDRISLQDRARQVLTALREQRIDAALHAARVLLADYPDDESALSLCASCEQQAGNHDLAAVLFARLTQAHPRTWQYWNNLGNAQRALGQVEHARLAFERALELNPAAPRVRTNLGLLLLNAGNPAQAATHLRAASAAPDAEPGMRIWAAVAAHAAGDAVTAEELVRGWEHWPRDSDEAWLELGWLLLELGHFDDAEHVFASAFAGVAARIRAKARHALLLERINQPDAAERLLADLPDPDQIAAAEARQELLHARGILAARRKDWPAARQALQQALAIAGSTRGRAAMYFALARACDRLGDVDATLAVLREAHALLAATSAQRTIHERWLPVLTTGLPAAETAYSQRAPAPSAAQSPVFVLGFPRSGTTLLEQMLAAHPDFASIDERPLVLSAIRRMQALGIAYPQGLGALRAEQIEDLRAGYWRAADALATRAPGQRLVDKNPLNMLALPMILRLFPLARVVICRRHPCDVVLSCYMQPFADPEVAEMSASPASLARAYAAFDAQFREQAALLGATPFELRYEDLVTHPQAALQGLGNCLGVLDTTAMAHFASSAQQRGYISTPSYAQVVESLRADSIGRWRRYARVFAPLLPTLAESIRQAGYTTD, via the coding sequence ATGGATCGCATCTCGCTGCAGGACCGCGCCCGGCAGGTGCTGACGGCCCTGCGCGAGCAGCGCATCGACGCTGCACTGCATGCCGCGCGCGTGCTGCTCGCCGACTACCCCGATGACGAAAGCGCCTTGTCGCTGTGCGCGAGCTGCGAACAGCAGGCTGGAAATCACGATCTGGCGGCCGTGCTTTTTGCGCGCCTGACGCAGGCGCATCCGCGCACCTGGCAATACTGGAACAACCTCGGCAATGCGCAGCGCGCGCTGGGTCAGGTCGAGCACGCGCGCCTGGCCTTCGAACGCGCGCTGGAATTGAATCCGGCCGCGCCGCGGGTGCGCACCAACCTCGGATTATTGCTGCTCAATGCCGGCAATCCAGCGCAGGCCGCGACGCATTTGCGCGCCGCCAGCGCGGCGCCCGATGCGGAACCGGGCATGCGCATCTGGGCCGCCGTGGCCGCCCATGCGGCGGGTGACGCCGTCACGGCGGAAGAATTGGTGCGGGGCTGGGAGCATTGGCCACGCGATTCCGACGAGGCCTGGCTGGAACTGGGCTGGTTGCTGCTCGAGTTGGGCCACTTTGACGATGCCGAGCACGTTTTCGCGAGTGCGTTCGCCGGAGTTGCGGCCAGAATCCGTGCCAAGGCACGCCATGCATTGCTGCTCGAGCGCATCAATCAGCCGGATGCAGCCGAACGGCTGCTTGCAGACCTGCCTGATCCCGACCAGATCGCGGCAGCGGAAGCACGACAGGAACTGCTGCATGCACGCGGCATCCTGGCGGCGCGGCGCAAGGACTGGCCGGCTGCGCGGCAGGCGTTGCAACAAGCGCTGGCCATCGCCGGCAGCACGCGCGGTCGCGCGGCGATGTATTTCGCCCTGGCGCGTGCGTGTGATCGCCTGGGTGATGTCGATGCCACGCTTGCCGTGTTGCGCGAGGCGCATGCCTTGCTCGCGGCAACCAGCGCGCAGCGCACGATCCATGAACGCTGGCTGCCTGTGCTGACCACGGGATTGCCAGCGGCGGAGACCGCGTATTCGCAGCGGGCCCCCGCACCATCCGCTGCACAATCTCCGGTGTTCGTGCTGGGCTTCCCGCGCTCCGGCACCACGCTGCTGGAGCAGATGCTCGCGGCACACCCGGATTTCGCCAGCATCGATGAGCGCCCGCTGGTGTTGTCCGCCATACGCCGCATGCAGGCGCTAGGCATTGCCTATCCGCAGGGCTTGGGCGCGCTGCGCGCGGAACAGATCGAGGATTTGCGCGCCGGCTACTGGCGCGCGGCCGATGCCCTGGCCACGCGCGCGCCTGGACAGCGTCTGGTGGACAAGAATCCGCTGAACATGCTGGCCTTGCCGATGATCCTGCGGCTGTTTCCGCTTGCGCGCGTGGTCATCTGTCGACGCCATCCATGCGATGTGGTCCTGAGTTGCTATATGCAGCCGTTTGCGGATCCAGAGGTTGCGGAAATGAGCGCGTCGCCTGCCAGTCTTGCCCGCGCCTATGCCGCGTTCGATGCGCAATTTCGCGAGCAGGCCGCGCTGCTGGGCGCCACGCCATTCGAGTTGCGCTACGAGGACCTGGTGACCCATCCGCAAGCCGCGTTGCAAGGTCTTGGCAACTGCCTTGGTGTCCTGGATACGACTGCGATGGCCCACTTCGCGTCCAGCGCGCAGCAGCGCGGCTACATCAGTACGCCGAGTTATGCGCAGGTGGTCGAGTCCTTGCGCGCCGACAGCATCGGACGTTGGCGGCGTTACGCGCGGGTCTTCGCGCCGTTGCTGCCGACGCTGGCGGAATCGATCCGCCAGGCGGGTTACACGACAGACTGA